The genomic region TGCGGGCTATGGTTCTTGAAATCAAGTGAATTGACGTACCAAAATCTTGTAATATTGCTGGTTGTCCCCTGTTGAACTTTTTGCTCTTAAATTAATCTATTAACGTTGCAAGTATTGGGATAGATAAGTTTGTCACTAATCCTGCGCTATCATTCGTGGACGAGGTTTTGTTTTACATGGTTTCTGAGGTTTCAGGTTTATGAGAGTTACTTCCAATTCTGATATGTGTCCATAATCTAATAGAATATTAGTTTAGTATATCCATTGATAACTTGCCAATTAAATTCTCCTGTTGCAGAAGCTATGGAATTACTCGCAGGGGAGGCATGTAAAAATTTATACAGGTCATGTGAATAGAGAATACTGTATAACATTCACATTTTCTGTTACACAAGGGAGGAGATATATTGTTGGAGGATCAGAAGATTGCTGTGTTTATTTGTGGGATGTTCAGCAGAAAAATATGGTTCAGAAACTCGAAGGCCACACAGATACTGTAATATCTGTTTCCTGTCATCCAACAGAGAATAAAATTGCTTCTGCCGGCTTAGATAATGATAGAACCGTGAGGATATGGGTTCAGGATGCCTGAATAATAGCTAAACCGTATGTAGATTCCCCCCTCTCCAATTATGCTCTTTTACATACAGTTTTGTTCAAGACATCAACTGCAACCAtgctaattgttttaaatttatagTCTCTGTTTTTGAATTTTCGCATGCATATGCATGTCTGCTTTCAGTATTCTGTGGCCTTGTTTCCTTGATAAACACCTCTTCGATATTTATCTGCTGGCTCTGTTGCTAGCTGCTATCAGTTGAATATTTTCTTTGTGAAGATTTGAGACAAATTGATGATGAGCATTTTCTCTGCCTGCCACTCTGCCTAATTGATATTGAATGAACAATCTCAAACTCAGTCAGATATTTTAATCAGGGTGAAAGAATTAGAGTCCTGCATTCTGTGTCAttgtcttgtttattttcttataCTTGGTATTTTGTTGCTTCATGTATTCTCATCATAGATGCTGAACTAATCAAACATTCAATTTTTCATTCTCTGGTGATAATGAGAAGTGGCTGGCATTTCAACCATTCAAATCCTGCCTGCAGGTTGTACAAATTTGGATCTTGATTGTGAGACACCGATGGGGCTTTGCATTGTATTAATCAATGAAAGGTGCATTTCATGTAACTTGCAAATCCTTAAAGCAAGGGGGAAAAAGCTCAAAATTATTAGAAGGCCTGTATTCAACCAatctttttagtatttttatcgTTGCACTATTGAAAATGAAGCTGCTCCACACGATTCCTGTGGTGCCGAATTGTTTGTTTTTTGCTTTATGAACGGTGGCATTTTGCAATTTGCATGATAATTGGAACAATGTTCCATAAAAAAGAGAGTGAACGTTAGAATCTTATGACATGAATATATAGAAAAGTTTAAAGGACTCAACATCGTTTTGGGTTCCAATAATGCTTCTTTGATTAGGTACAGCGGTATGCTAACATACTACGTTGGAATTACCCGACAATGTGAGAAATAATGGCCTTTCTACAATCCATTATTTGAATGTAATGCCACGTTAGCATCTCTTGCTTGTTCAGTTGGACAAGATTTCTTAACAAAACCATGTGTTTGGTATTGTAATGTCACTCAGTCCAGTGATTGAAAATTTCCCTTTGTCTTGGAAGGAAAATGGTTGTAATGTCGTTGTTGTTATGGAGGATGACCTACATCACCTTCCCTAATTCAGCTATAGCTACTGTCAGTGTATATGtatatacttatattttttttttctggttgtCTACGGTATTTCTTAATCTGATAGACTAAGAGTTAATTCGGTAAATTTTATTTAAGGGTCTTCTAGTCAATACAATGGGTTGTTATATGTACAAGATGAGATTTAAACTCTTAATATTGTTTAAGCATATGGATAAACTGACCATTCGATCAACTTGGTTAGATAATTTGGTTTTGGTATTATATATGATTAGCTGagcaaaattaagtaaaattGTTTTAATGAAGCAATCTTATAATTGAGCATTATTTGAATATTACTTCCGCTGCATACTTGCATGTTACTAAAGTGATTAaaaatagaatatagaatagactTTCGTAGCAAATATACAATATCTACGCTAATTTCAAGCTATTGCGCCGAAATTTTATGAAGTTTGCATAAAATAAATGGCAAAGATCTCTCTTGGAGCATGCATGATGCATCTATGATGAAATAATTTCCCTTGCGTCCGCAATCTACATTGATTAGAATAGTGTTGACAATTGCCACTTTGATCTATAGAGATACATTGAACAAAACATTTATATTATAAGAACTAAGATTAAGTTATCTAGCAATAGCTGATCCCAGTAAGAATATGAATAAATCACACAAACTGGTTCAAGTAAACTCATTAGATAATATANNNNNNNNNNNNNNNNNNNNNNNNNNNNNNNNNNNNNNNNNNNNNNNNNNNNNNNNNNNNNNNNNNNTTGACATGTTTGTGTGTCCCATAATTTAGGTAGCATACTCTGCATGTTTCATGTTATTCTCCACCTAAGATTAAAAAAAGCTTTATCCTTTCAGTTTCACCAAAATTAATTAGTGCTGAACCCGAGACATTGTTCattaatttctcttatttcttTTATTCATTTATATATTATGGTTGCTTAATTTTCTTAGAAAACTTTAATTAAAGTgaaataacaaaaattttatatatCCATAAAAAAATCAGCAatcaaattagttattttatatttgtatataaatatataaatttaattttaatatactgtcagtttaaagtagttttacacgtaTATTTAATTATGTAATGTCACATCAGTAAAAATAATTACCTTTCACGACCTTgtgaatggtcatccaaaagaacGAATGTGATTGCATGAACTGTGTAAAACGTTTTACACTACtagtgcattaaaattaaactcatatatattatttaatttattttaatatatattttatattttaatatattctaTACTGATGGTTAAGTGTATATACATACACATTTACGTAGCATGGTCGGTGAAATAGCTGCCAAACCACACAAGTCAATTAAGCATTTCTCCTTGGATTCAGGGTATCTGAAATTAATCTTTAAAAAAGTCAAATGCATTGATTTTGATCAGGATTTTGCCTACTGGCTAATGTTTGATTTTAACTTCTACAAATAAAATACAAGTCCATCAACATTGCTAAATAGTTAAATATTATTATGGAAAAAGTAACAGCTCTATTGATTACTCATTCTTCCAAGCATACAAAATGAGAGAGAATCCAAGACCTTGCAACTGTGAATCCTTAAACTGTTGACAATAAGCCCAAGTTAATGCatcttcatgatgatgatgatgatgatgatgacagtGATGATCTTCAGAAGAAGAAACAGATTGAGATTGAGTTTGGAACATGAACACAGCATTCCCCATAGAATTCCCAAAGAGCCAATTATGCACATCCCAGAACACTTCCACTGGAACCCCATCAACCAAAATTGTATGATTCCCTCTGAATTTCCATTTCAACCTCTTCACCTGAATCACAATCTTGCTATCAATTCTTATCACAAGACAAGGATCACTACTAATACTATTATTACTGTTGGTATTAAATGTGTCACATTCAATTGTCACATTGTGCAATGGACCCTTGTCACAAAATTGAGCCTTTGCTCCATAACATTTCTTACCAAAAACATGTTCCCTCTTTGCAATAAAAATTGCACCAGAAGATTGATGAAGATTGTAGGAAATTTCATCATCACCATTATTATGATGATCAAATAGTTTCTTGCATGCATCCTTTTTGAGATCACCAAGGAGCAACACCATGACATGGTTGAACATGATTGCTAGGTAGTACCCTTCTAATGGTTCAGGGCCAGAACCAAATTTTGCAGAGCTCAAATCCCAAAAGATGTCAACTTTATTGGATTTGACATCAAAATTCTTGGACCCTTTTCTCCTTGAGAACAGCCATGGCTTTATGTCAAACTTGCAGAGGCAATGGTTGCTGAAAAGATCATCAATTCCCACACTCAAGCCTTGTCCCATTAGGGTTTTTGTCCATGTCACTGTGATGAAGCAAATTGAAGAACTTTCTTGCAGCTTGCATTGGTAGACACATGTCACATTTTGTGCTgatcttgttgttgttgttgaacctaaagaagatgatgaatcagCAACTTGAACACCATTCTCACCGAAACAAGAAGGAAATTCCCTCATTATGCAGCAGCAAGAAGAAATTAAAAACTATATATGAACTCAAGATTGAAGACTTCTTTAATTTCCTATGGTTTTGGCTAACTAATAATAATTAAGCAGAAAAAGGATAATAGTAATAACAATATATAGCTATATAAACAAAAGGGTATGTTTCTTATGTTGATTTTGTGTGAACACAAGGAACTATAGCTAAAATGGTTCAAGATCAAATCCAAAAGACTTCACTTTTGACATGGGTTTTTAAGAGAGAGAATGTGTATGGTGGCTTTAGATGTCAAATTATGTGCTGTGACCAAGTGAGTAATGACCAAATTCCAAATATGAGAGATTAGAATATGGCAGGTGAACATGAAAAGGGAGAGGTTGCTTTAAGCACGTGGGGTACCATAAAGGTTAGAATTTGAATTGCCCCATACTATTGATATTCATCATTAAAATCAAGCAAATGGCAACTGGCAATTGGATAATGTTGCTACTCATAATCAtgtttgttttttattataattattattattatttgctaaAAAAAATAGGTGAAtttggttaaaataaataaataaattatattttgaacataaaatatttattaaataataataatatataaataatataaaaatatataacaaattaaacatgttataagtataattataaatataataataaaataataatattatagtacATTGTGCACTTTGGATTAGATTTGATCAGTTATGAAAAGTAGATTCGAAATCTGATCTGATCCAAtggtttataaaaaataaaatccaatcaaattcaaattagtgCAATTTTAAGTTTCAATTTGAATTAGATTGAATGAACGATTTAATTTAAATCGATTTAGATTTAAACATCTTACTAATAACAAGTCTTCACAAGTCACAACATACAGTAACGATGACTCAAATTTATGAGATTTTTGCTAAAATATGTTCTGAATTTTTGCTATATTTATCAACTcctttttatataataatatttatttgatgaaaataaatattgttacttttattttaataatatcatTCTTTTTCTACAAATTTATACATACAATGTAAAAAATGATGTGTAGAATGAGAATTGATATTATCATTTCTCTTATTTGATAGTTAAGAAAGATTAAGTACATTACAAATCAGtcattaaattagttttttatttaaaatatatgttaaaataataaaaaatatattaaaaatgagttaaataatatataatgattaatttaatgactaattttttatatgtacatgatatttttgaaaataaatatatttttaatatttttatctaCGCACAATGTGTTTatatttagtattttattttcttatctttaaccagaatcttttatttttaaaatttttttaggtgAATTCTATGATATCTATAGNNNNNNNNNNNNNNNNNNttttcattctttttttttttttttaaaaagaaaaaagaaaattaaagaagaatcATTTTCTGTTCTATAATTATGTCTTCTGCTAAAGAGGAGACAAGATTGCAATACTGTACCCAGCACAATTGTTAGAAAATCATGAACAAGTAAGTGTAATATTCAAGTTTTaaaatgttaattaataattattactcTATTTGGTGATTATAGATATCTTTCATTATCAAATGCTAATATTATAAATAATTGCTTTGAATTAACATCATGAAGGTATTAATTACCCAGGCTTATACATGTTTAATCAAATTAAAGCGTTAATTAAGCACTAACTTTATGCTTTCATAGTCAATATTGGGTGATGTGTGACCTTTGCCATAATTAGTGGTAATAACTTTGATCAAGAAAAACCAATTATTATAGCTTATAACTCACACAGCTTTTATGATTCATTTTCCAATCTGAAGAATCATGGTTGCTTCAACAAGAAATCactattatataatatatatgttcaTTCCATGATTATCTTGGTGCATCCATTATCATCTCTATTAATCTTCttattatgtatttttattgATCCATATATATGTTATAATTTGGACTAATATACACTGGAAGAATGACTCCTATAGAACCGTTACCTTTTTTTAAAGTTGATTACATGACAAAATATTATATGTTGCTTAAACCGAATTATGATATAATAATTCCGTATATAATTGAAATGGAAAAATTATCCGGCCAATAACTATATTCACatgaacaaagaagaaaaaattggaATGAATCCAATGCTTTTCTAAACTTTTAACATTATATATATACATGGTGATGTTGATTTGAGTGTCGAAA from Arachis ipaensis cultivar K30076 chromosome B02, Araip1.1, whole genome shotgun sequence harbors:
- the LOC107628186 gene encoding uncharacterized protein LOC107628186, which codes for MREFPSCFGENGVQVADSSSSLGSTTTTRSAQNVTCVYQCKLQESSSICFITVTWTKTLMGQGLSVGIDDLFSNHCLCKFDIKPWLFSRRKGSKNFDVKSNKVDIFWDLSSAKFGSGPEPLEGYYLAIMFNHVMVLLLGDLKKDACKKLFDHHNNGDDEISYNLHQSSGAIFIAKREHVFGKKCYGAKAQFCDKGPLHNVTIECDTFNTNSNNSISSDPCLVIRIDSKIVIQVKRLKWKFRGNHTILVDGVPVEVFWDVHNWLFGNSMGNAVFMFQTQSQSVSSSEDHHCHHHHHHHHEDALTWAYCQQFKDSQLQGLGFSLILYAWKNE